The Streptomyces laurentii genome contains a region encoding:
- a CDS encoding addiction module toxin, txe/yoeb family (Plasmid encoded toxin Txe; pfam06769;~addiction module toxin, txe/yoeb family [Riemerella anatipestifer ATCC 11845 = DSM15868];~identified by MetaGeneAnnotator; putative), translating into MKITFSSRAWEDYLWWQLQDRKTLKRINTLIADITRNGNGGIGKPEPLKHGFQGYWSRRVNDEHRLIYKVVADGVLIAQCRYHYES; encoded by the coding sequence TTGAAGATCACTTTCTCCTCCCGGGCCTGGGAGGACTACCTGTGGTGGCAGCTTCAGGACCGGAAGACCCTGAAGCGCATCAACACACTCATCGCGGATATCACCCGGAACGGCAACGGAGGGATCGGCAAGCCGGAACCGCTCAAGCACGGGTTCCAGGGCTATTGGTCCCGCCGCGTCAACGACGAACATCGGCTGATCTACAAGGTCGTCGCAGACGGTGTCCTGATCGCGCAGTGCCGTTACCACTACGAGAGCTGA
- a CDS encoding aminotransferase (Aspartate aminotransferase family. This family belongs to pyridoxal phosphate (PLP)-dependent aspartate aminotransferase superfamily (fold I). Pyridoxal phosphate combines with an alpha-amino acid to form a compound called a Schiff base or aldimine...; cd00609;~aminotransferase [Streptomyces sp. SPB78];~aminotransferase; Validated;~catalytic residue [active];~homodimer interface [polypeptide binding];~identified by MetaGeneAnnotator; putative;~pyridoxal 5'-phosphate binding site [chemical binding]) → MTRSLLNRRLAEFGTTIFAEMSALATRTGAINLGQGFPDTDGPDEIREAAVRALREGRGNQYPPGPGVPELRTAIADHQRRRYGLAYDPDSEVLVTAGATEAIAATLLALLEPGDEVIALEPYYDSYAACIAMAGGTRVPVTLRPREGAFGLDLDELRAAVTRRTRLILLNTPHNPTGTVLDRAELTAIAELAQEHDLLVVTDEVYEHLVFDDAEHLPIATLPGMRERTVTIGSAGKTYSFTGWKVGWVTASPELTSAVRSAKQFLTYVASGPFQYAIAEALRLPDSYYDELRAGLRRKRDLLGAGLRAAGFEVYQPRGTYFITTDITPFGEKDAYAFCRALPERCGVVAIPNSVFYDDQTAGRGQVRFAFCKKDSVIEAATERLSGLRAG, encoded by the coding sequence ATGACACGGTCACTGCTCAATCGCCGCCTCGCCGAGTTCGGCACCACGATCTTCGCCGAGATGTCCGCGCTCGCCACCCGCACCGGCGCGATCAACCTGGGCCAGGGCTTCCCCGACACCGACGGTCCCGATGAGATCCGCGAGGCCGCGGTCCGCGCCCTGCGCGAGGGACGCGGCAACCAGTACCCGCCCGGCCCCGGCGTCCCCGAGCTCCGCACCGCGATCGCCGACCACCAGCGGCGCCGCTACGGCCTCGCGTACGACCCCGACAGCGAGGTCCTGGTCACCGCCGGCGCCACCGAGGCCATCGCCGCCACGCTGCTCGCGCTGCTCGAACCGGGCGACGAGGTCATCGCCCTGGAGCCGTACTACGACTCCTACGCCGCCTGCATCGCCATGGCCGGCGGCACCCGCGTCCCGGTCACGCTCCGTCCCCGCGAGGGCGCCTTCGGCCTCGACCTCGACGAGCTGCGGGCGGCGGTCACCCGGCGCACCCGGCTGATCCTGCTCAACACCCCGCACAACCCCACCGGCACCGTCCTCGACCGCGCCGAACTGACCGCGATCGCCGAACTCGCCCAGGAGCACGACCTGCTGGTCGTCACCGACGAGGTCTACGAGCACCTCGTCTTCGACGACGCCGAACACCTTCCGATCGCGACCCTGCCCGGCATGCGCGAGCGCACCGTGACCATCGGCTCGGCGGGCAAGACGTACTCCTTCACCGGCTGGAAGGTCGGCTGGGTCACCGCGAGCCCCGAGCTGACGAGCGCGGTGCGCTCGGCCAAGCAGTTCCTCACGTACGTGGCGTCCGGCCCGTTCCAGTACGCCATCGCCGAGGCGCTGCGCCTGCCCGACTCGTACTACGACGAGCTCCGCGCCGGCCTGCGCCGCAAGCGCGACCTGCTCGGCGCCGGCCTGCGGGCGGCCGGGTTCGAGGTCTACCAGCCCCGGGGCACGTACTTCATCACCACCGACATCACGCCCTTCGGCGAGAAGGACGCCTACGCGTTCTGCCGCGCCCTCCCCGAGCGCTGCGGCGTCGTCGCCATCCCCAACTCCGTCTTCTACGACGACCAGACCGCCGGCCGCGGCCAGGTCCGCTTCGCCTTCTGCAAGAAGGACAGCGTGATCGAGGCCGCCACCGAGCGGCTGTCCGGGCTGCGGGCGGGCTGA
- a CDS encoding hypothetical protein (identified by MetaGeneAnnotator; putative;~sequence version:1), with protein MHVHRTDHVRNFTVLPNCVLQNRRLSYTARGLLVDLLSRPDGWREDGRQMADRSTQGRGTIRKALKELAEAGFYRVEKVRLTDGTFRTQTHVYDTPQLVAPDVTRPVAGAATAGPGDTPPVKDGRKEPSLPAAQAEHAAPQAERSEQTEPDEQAEPDAQTREAVAMLYRVIRPEPRLRLGAAEAAALAPLVAQWLERGSSASDLAYALLPGLPARVHSAVGVLRSRLERKMPPAEAPSEPSSPGRTEPSKPWYAECAECHDPVPEPGICRTCAGLGVREPAPGAFAAIAALAATGAARARTALDAARQGPVAVASMAV; from the coding sequence ATGCATGTCCATCGTACCGATCACGTACGTAATTTCACGGTGCTGCCCAACTGCGTCCTGCAGAATCGGCGGCTTTCCTACACGGCCCGCGGCCTTCTCGTGGACCTGCTCTCCCGCCCCGACGGCTGGCGCGAGGACGGCAGGCAGATGGCCGACCGCAGCACGCAGGGGCGGGGCACGATCCGCAAGGCGCTGAAGGAGCTGGCCGAGGCCGGTTTCTACCGGGTCGAGAAAGTCCGGCTGACCGACGGGACGTTCCGCACCCAGACCCACGTCTACGACACTCCGCAGCTGGTGGCACCGGACGTCACCCGTCCGGTCGCCGGTGCCGCGACAGCCGGTCCCGGTGACACCCCTCCCGTAAAGGACGGGCGGAAAGAACCCTCCCTCCCCGCCGCGCAGGCCGAGCACGCCGCCCCGCAGGCCGAGCGGTCCGAACAGACCGAGCCGGACGAGCAGGCCGAGCCGGACGCGCAGACGCGCGAAGCGGTCGCGATGCTGTACCGGGTGATCCGCCCCGAGCCGCGGCTCCGCCTGGGCGCGGCCGAGGCCGCCGCCCTCGCACCCCTCGTGGCCCAGTGGCTCGAACGCGGCAGCTCCGCCAGCGACTTGGCGTACGCCCTGCTGCCCGGCCTGCCCGCGCGGGTGCACTCGGCGGTGGGCGTCCTCCGCAGCCGCCTGGAGCGCAAGATGCCGCCTGCCGAGGCCCCGTCGGAGCCCTCGTCGCCGGGGCGTACGGAGCCGTCGAAGCCCTGGTACGCCGAGTGCGCCGAGTGCCACGACCCCGTACCCGAGCCGGGCATCTGCCGTACGTGCGCGGGCCTGGGCGTCCGCGAACCCGCGCCCGGCGCCTTCGCGGCGATCGCGGCTCTCGCCGCCACGGGCGCCGCCCGCGCCCGTACGGCCCTCGATGCCGCCCGGCAAGGCCCCGTGGCGGTCGCCTCGATGGCCGTGTAG
- a CDS encoding urease accessory protein ureD (identified by MetaGeneAnnotator; putative;~urease accessory protein UreD [Streptomyces ghanaensis ATCC14672]): MFKGRVEQGLHEALSATGLAFGVSVLPDDCGAWVRILGSDSPAVTRALHTAWDAARRLLIGAPAPDLRKS, encoded by the coding sequence ATGTTCAAAGGCCGGGTCGAGCAAGGTCTGCACGAGGCCCTGTCGGCGACCGGCCTGGCCTTCGGCGTCAGCGTGCTGCCCGACGACTGCGGAGCCTGGGTCCGCATCCTCGGCAGCGACTCGCCCGCGGTCACCCGCGCGCTCCACACCGCCTGGGACGCCGCCCGCCGCCTCCTGATCGGCGCCCCGGCCCCGGACCTCCGTAAATCCTGA
- a CDS encoding hypothetical protein (identified by MetaGeneAnnotator; putative;~sequence version:1) translates to MVISSPVSIELSVNTNFSSSQEADKIYFTTHHGSTKKIIGILDSNGDLYIAGRVITDQKDLRF, encoded by the coding sequence ATGGTCATCAGCTCGCCGGTGAGCATCGAGCTGTCCGTGAACACGAACTTCTCCTCCTCGCAGGAGGCGGACAAGATCTACTTCACGACCCACCACGGCAGCACCAAGAAGATCATCGGGATCCTGGACTCCAACGGCGACCTCTACATCGCCGGGCGCGTGATCACGGACCAGAAGGATCTGCGGTTCTGA
- a CDS encoding glyoxalase (Glyoxalase/Bleomycin resistance protein/Dioxygenase superfamily; pfam00903;~This conserved domain belongs to a superfamily including the bleomycin resistance protein, glyoxalase I, and type I ring-cleaving dioxygenases; cd07246;~glyoxalase [Streptomyces lividans TK24];~identified by MetaGeneAnnotator; putative;~putative dimer interface [polypeptide binding]) produces the protein MSEQQKNTVPDGYTAVAPWVVTEDTEALFAFVTRAFEGEELALVRTEDGRVGHGEIRVGDTVLLAFDRHDDWPALPSLLRVFVPDADAAFARAVEAGGQVVTPLTNSAFGQRGGRIKDPFGTIWWVMSQVEDVPEDEMWRRLKDPVYAESMRVAQETLDAELAGRSQGRASAPVRTTD, from the coding sequence ATGAGCGAGCAGCAGAAGAACACCGTGCCGGACGGCTACACCGCCGTGGCGCCCTGGGTGGTCACCGAGGACACGGAGGCCCTCTTCGCCTTCGTCACGCGGGCCTTCGAGGGCGAGGAGCTCGCGCTGGTACGGACCGAGGACGGCCGCGTCGGACACGGCGAGATCCGGGTCGGCGACACCGTCCTTCTGGCCTTCGACCGGCACGACGACTGGCCCGCCCTGCCGAGCCTGCTCCGGGTGTTCGTCCCGGACGCGGACGCCGCGTTCGCGCGCGCGGTCGAGGCCGGCGGCCAGGTCGTCACGCCGCTCACGAACAGCGCCTTCGGGCAGCGGGGCGGCCGGATCAAGGACCCGTTCGGCACCATCTGGTGGGTGATGTCCCAGGTCGAGGACGTGCCCGAGGACGAGATGTGGCGGCGCCTGAAGGACCCGGTGTACGCCGAGTCCATGCGCGTGGCCCAGGAGACCCTCGACGCCGAACTCGCCGGCCGCTCCCAGGGCCGCGCCAGCGCGCCGGTCCGGACGACCGACTGA
- a CDS encoding antitoxin (Antitoxin Phd_YefM, type II toxin-antitoxin system;cl09153;~antitoxin [Rhodococcus opacus B4];~identified by MetaGeneAnnotator; putative): MKTMTYSESRARYAEVLNSVTDDREEIVITRAGHEPVVIVSLEDYESLKETAYLLRSPANARRLLASIDELENGGGTVRELATDD; this comes from the coding sequence GTGAAGACCATGACCTATTCCGAGTCGCGCGCACGGTACGCCGAGGTGCTCAACTCCGTCACCGACGATCGCGAGGAGATCGTCATCACCCGAGCCGGACACGAGCCGGTCGTCATTGTCTCCCTTGAGGACTACGAGTCCCTGAAGGAGACGGCGTACCTGCTGCGCAGCCCGGCGAACGCCCGACGCCTGCTCGCATCCATCGACGAGCTGGAAAATGGCGGCGGCACCGTGCGCGAGCTGGCGACGGACGACTGA